Proteins from a genomic interval of Candidatus Desulfofervidus auxilii:
- the infB gene encoding translation initiation factor IF-2, which translates to MSKVKVFQLAKELNITSKELLYRLEELGIMVKGHMSTLTDDEVARIKDAFASFPKEERQKKVIVRKKAQVTPKEVEVAKPEVIEETTPKEKPEEAVEEQPQTISEVEKEEVEKPKKKKKAKEEEFLEEEKIRKKRKPTERKRHRHVVIEMFDEEELGLAPMPEVPPSRPAKKKEEKKEKPSRPITVPPKPAKRRVEMGETITVAELAKAMGVKANEVIKKLMGLGVMATINQPLDYETAVLVASEFDYEVKKVGFVEEEVLKPIPDKPEDLKPRPPVVTVMGHVDHGKTSLLDAIRHTNVAAREVGGITQHIGAYYVTLDKGSIVFLDTPGHEAFTAMRARGAQITDIVILVVAADDGVMEQTREAINHAKEAGVPIVVAINKIDKPNANPERVKRQLAELGLVPEEWGGDTLFAEISAKKKIGIEDLLELVLLQAEMLELKANPNKPARGVVIEARLDRGRGPVATVLIKEGTLKVGDHFVCGLHYGKVRAMLNDQGKPVDKAGPSIPVEIQGISGVPEAGDQLIVVESEDIAKEVSRHRQSKQREAALVKAGVSFENIYQKFKEGEIKELKLIVKADVQGSVEAIKEALTRLSTDEIKVNIIHASTGSITESDILLASASKAVVIGFNVRPSGKIRELAEREKVDIRYYEVIYHLLDEVQDAMRGMLTPEYQEKVMGEAEIRQLFKVPKVGKVAGCFVKNGKIERSHRIRILRDGTAIYKGKLASLKRFKEDVKEVMAGYECGMSFENFQDFKVGDIVQAYILEEVKRELVPSAKKEAE; encoded by the coding sequence ATGTCCAAAGTTAAAGTATTTCAATTAGCTAAAGAATTAAATATTACTAGTAAAGAATTGCTTTATAGATTGGAAGAATTGGGCATTATGGTAAAGGGTCACATGAGCACCCTTACTGATGATGAAGTAGCTCGTATTAAAGATGCCTTTGCCAGTTTTCCAAAGGAAGAGAGGCAAAAAAAGGTTATTGTGAGGAAAAAAGCTCAAGTAACACCTAAAGAGGTAGAAGTTGCAAAACCAGAAGTAATTGAAGAAACAACTCCTAAAGAGAAACCAGAAGAGGCTGTTGAAGAACAGCCTCAAACAATATCTGAGGTTGAAAAGGAAGAGGTTGAAAAGCCAAAGAAAAAGAAGAAAGCAAAGGAAGAAGAATTTTTAGAAGAAGAAAAAATAAGAAAAAAAAGGAAACCAACTGAACGTAAACGGCATCGGCATGTAGTAATAGAGATGTTTGATGAAGAAGAGTTAGGGCTGGCGCCGATGCCTGAAGTGCCTCCTTCAAGACCAGCCAAGAAAAAAGAAGAGAAAAAGGAAAAACCATCTAGACCAATTACTGTACCTCCTAAGCCAGCTAAAAGAAGGGTAGAGATGGGAGAAACTATTACTGTTGCTGAGCTAGCTAAAGCAATGGGAGTAAAAGCAAATGAAGTAATTAAAAAACTTATGGGATTAGGGGTAATGGCTACTATTAATCAACCACTTGATTATGAAACTGCTGTATTAGTAGCCAGTGAATTTGATTATGAAGTTAAAAAAGTAGGTTTTGTGGAAGAAGAAGTTTTAAAGCCCATTCCTGATAAACCTGAAGATTTAAAACCAAGACCACCAGTAGTGACAGTTATGGGTCATGTAGACCATGGTAAAACTTCACTTTTAGATGCCATTCGTCATACCAATGTGGCTGCTAGAGAAGTAGGAGGTATTACTCAACATATAGGGGCATATTATGTTACTTTAGATAAAGGTAGTATTGTCTTTTTGGATACACCAGGTCATGAAGCCTTTACTGCCATGCGGGCAAGGGGTGCTCAAATTACAGATATAGTTATTTTGGTAGTAGCTGCAGATGATGGAGTAATGGAACAGACACGTGAGGCAATTAATCATGCTAAAGAGGCAGGTGTTCCTATTGTTGTGGCTATTAATAAAATTGATAAGCCTAATGCAAATCCTGAACGTGTGAAAAGGCAGTTAGCAGAACTAGGGCTCGTTCCAGAGGAATGGGGTGGAGATACTCTTTTTGCAGAAATTTCAGCAAAAAAGAAAATAGGTATTGAAGATTTATTAGAATTAGTATTACTTCAAGCTGAGATGTTAGAACTTAAGGCTAATCCAAATAAACCTGCTAGAGGAGTAGTAATAGAGGCAAGATTAGATAGAGGTAGAGGGCCTGTAGCAACAGTTCTTATTAAAGAAGGTACCCTTAAAGTAGGTGATCATTTTGTTTGTGGACTTCATTATGGTAAAGTAAGAGCTATGCTTAATGATCAGGGGAAGCCTGTTGATAAAGCAGGCCCATCCATACCTGTTGAGATTCAAGGTATTTCTGGTGTGCCTGAAGCAGGAGATCAGTTAATAGTAGTAGAGAGTGAAGATATTGCAAAGGAAGTAAGCCGTCATCGTCAGAGTAAGCAAAGAGAAGCAGCTCTTGTTAAAGCAGGAGTAAGTTTTGAAAACATTTATCAAAAATTTAAAGAAGGGGAGATAAAAGAACTTAAACTTATTGTTAAAGCAGATGTTCAAGGTTCAGTAGAAGCTATAAAAGAAGCACTTACTCGCCTTTCTACTGATGAAATAAAAGTAAATATTATACATGCTTCTACTGGTTCTATAACTGAATCTGATATATTACTAGCTTCTGCTTCTAAAGCTGTAGTGATAGGTTTTAATGTGAGACCTTCGGGTAAAATAAGAGAATTGGCTGAGCGAGAAAAAGTAGATATTCGTTATTATGAAGTAATCTATCATTTATTAGATGAAGTTCAAGATGCAATGAGAGGAATGCTTACACCTGAGTATCAAGAGAAGGTAATGGGTGAAGCAGAAATTAGGCAGCTTTTTAAAGTGCCTAAAGTAGGTAAAGTAGCTGGATGTTTTGTCAAAAATGGAAAGATAGAACGTTCACATCGTATAAGGATTTTAAGAGATGGAACAGCTATATATAAAGGCAAACTTGCTTCATTAAAGAGGTTTAAAGAAGATGTAAAAGAGGTAATGGCTGGTTATGAATGTGGTATGAGTTTTGAGAACTTTCAGGATTTTAAAGTAGGAGACATTGTTCAAGCATATATATTGGAAGAAGTAAAACGAGAATTGGTT